Genomic segment of Iocasia fonsfrigidae:
ATAGCTTCTTTAAAAGTACATAATATTATCATAACACAGTTTATAAATCCTTTCAAAAGAAAAAAGAGCCTTCTAAAGGCTCAAATACACGCCAATATTCAACTATATCTCAAGCTAATTTCTCCCGTTTATTATCCTTATTTGTTTCAGTAGTAGTTTCTACTTTTTCATTTGCCAGATCCTTGCCGCAATAACAGCACAACCATTTTCCAGCCCTACTTGCGGAATAATTATAATGATTACAGTTTGGACAGTGTATTCTGTACATAAACACACCTTCTTTCTTCCAACTTAATTACTAATAAAGATATATCTTACTGTAATATATATATCCAAGCAAAGACGATTATTAATTATTTATATAAATTATATTCACTTACAGCTGTTTATATACATGATTCTGTCCATATACTGCTTTTCCTCATTTACCCATATATAGACAAAATATACGCCTTGTTCTATTATATCATTTTATTTTCAATTTGCAAGTGATCTTGCCGACATTATTATAATTTTTCCTTTATATTATCAGCAATTTGATTTAATAGCTGTTTGGACTGCATTTCCAGCTCATTAAGCTTTTCTTTAAAACCCTGCTGGGTCTCTTCATCAATAGCTGGCTCCATTTTCATTACCGTTCTGCCATCACTGGTTTTAACAGGTTTCATTGTCATCTGAGCATTTTCCATCTGCTCTTCAATAATATTATTCATTCTCTCTCGTTCAGCATTATATCTTTCTTTAAGATTGAAAACCTGTTCAAATCCCTGTTCCAGTAATGAACTATTACGTCCCTCCTTTAGAGACTCAATTGCCAGGATACCTTCTTTGCGCCGTTTTATTTGATAATCAGCTGTTTTAAGCCCTATCGACTCTATTAACAGTACCTGGGCCTCTCTCAGCAAATCACCATCATCTTCATCTTTTAATCTTTCCCAAAGGTCTTCTGGACTTATCTTTTCCTTATAAAAATCAGACAGTAAAGGCTTAATCTTATCCCTTTTAATCCTTAACTCTTCCTCTGCTGTCAACTCATCACCAATTGCCTCAGCCTTCTCCATAGCAATTTCAAAAGCACTTTTCATCTTTCTCATAATATCACTCCTTTTTAAAGAGATCAAAAAATCTATCTTCATAAGCCCGGAAAACTCCCCACTGATCTAGTTCCTGTTTGAGCTTTGCCGGGTCAAGAACACCACTCTTTACCTCAGCAAACATCTTTTCAATCTCCTCCTTAGCAGCCAGGGGTAGTCCCTCAAGATTCCGCGTAACCGCCGGTAAACCACGTTCATCCCTACGCAAGAAACCCTTATTTTCATAATAAGGGAGCTGTGATTTATAAGCACTCTTAATAATTAATTCCTGGACATATTTAGTTAATGATACATCCCAGAGCTCATCTATACCCTTGATAATAACAACAAAATCCTTTCCTTCATCCTCAATACGCCTCTCCAGTCTCTTAAATGTCTCATTAATATCATATGACACTGTAGAGGTATGTTCTTCCTCCCTCTTATACCTCATTTTATATAATACACCGGCCAGATCGGGATTCTGCCGGGCAATTAATTTCATAGCCTCACGGGCCTCACTACTAAACCCTTCCATATCAACCAGATAACCAGGTGTTAATAACTTAGGCTTTTCCCAGGATATCTTCCCACGTCTAACTTTAGTCTCAGGGCCCTCATTTTTAAACACCTCATGATAGGCAGGCTCAGCAAGGACATAGAAGTGAAGGGTTGTTGCTGAATTAGTCGAAATCAACCCGTCCGGCGACCGTAGTATCTCTGTTTCTTCCAGTGCATACTTTATTCGTTCAGGGCTATTCATATTATGCTGCCTCCTCAAAGTCTTATTAATATTATATTATAAAGATAAGCCAACCCCATGTCAATACACAAAAAGATGACAGGGGGACGGTTCGTCTGTCACATCATCTTTTCTTCACAGCCCTGGCCACAACACCACGCCCAATCCCCAGTACCCTACTCAACTGCCTTATACTAGCATCTGTTTCCTTTTTTATAGCAAAAATCATCTTATCTCTATCAGTTTTACTAACATTAGCTAGGCCACCGACTTCAAACTCCTTAATTATTCTCTCCCTCAGTTCTTGATCACTAAGCCTTTTTTTACATTTATATTCCAGACAGTTGTCATTATTTACTTTCTGCATAAACAACTCAAAACTCTCCCTATCTACAAAGTAATCATCAATAAATCCAGCATCAATATTTACCTGTTTACCATTATACCACTTAATATATTTCTGATAACTACTCCACTCATATTCAACAGGCAGTTTACATATGCCTGCCTTGACTGGATTCTGATGAATATAACGCAGTACTACCAATAAATAGGTATCATCCTCGACAGCCTCACTCTTAAATCTATTTTGAAACAGGTGACCATATCGGTCATATTTCTTATTATACCACTGAACAAAACTAACCGCTATCCTTTTAATACTCTTACCGATTTTTTCATTTTCTTTTATCAATAAATGTACATGATTACCCATTAAACAATAGGCATATAATAAAAAATTACCGTTTTTTTGGGCCCTGTTAACCACCTGAATAAACCTTTTATTATCCTCATCAGCAACAAAAATAGTCTTCCTGTTTATCCCCCGCAGCATAACATGATATATCCCGGTTTCACTCTGTTTTCTTTTCTGTCTAGGCATTTTTGATCACCATTTTTAGTGTACCATTCTTTTGCTTTCGTGTCAATCGAACCGTCCCCCCGTCACGCAGCAATTATATATCAAGCAATTCCTGAATATCCTCCCAGGTAATCTGTTTGAGGGGATTTACATTATCCTCAACTATGTTATTAAACAGGTCTTCCTTTCTCCTTTGTAGTTTTATCATCTTTTCTTCTACAGTTCCTTTAGTGATCAATTTATACACCATAACCCTATTTTCCTGTCCCAGACGGTGAGCCCTGTCAGTTGCCTGGCGTTCAACCATCGGATTCCACCAGGGATCAACATGAATAACAATATCAGCCGCTGTCAGGTTTAGACCTATTCCCCCGGCTTTGAGGCTAATGAGAAAAGCCTTGATCCTGTCATCCTGGTTAAAACTCTTTACCCTTGACATTCTATCCCTGGTACTGCCGTCAAGGTATTCAAAGCTTACACCCCTTTTTTCAAAATCTTCACGTATTATCTTTAACATCCTGACAAACTGGCTAAAGACTATTATTTTATGACCACCATCAACAGCTTCCTGCACTATTTCGGACAAGGCCGCCAACTTGCCTGACCCTTCTTTATGAGCGGAATGTTCAAAATTATTCAACACCAGAGAGGGGTGATTACAGACCTGCCTCAGTCTTGTTAAGGCCGCCAGGATATTTATCCGGGAACGATCAAACCCCTTCTCCTGGACAGAAGCCAGTAATTCACCTTTTAGCTGATCAAGGATCAGTTGATAGGTGTCCTCCTGTAGTTTAGTCATCTCCACATATTGAATATTAATAGTCTTCTCCGGCAATTCTGTCAGCACCTCATCTTTATTTCTGCGTAAAATAAAAGGAGCTACCCTCTTTTTAAATTCCTGGAGTTTTTCCTGATCATTACCTTTTGTAATCGGATTTAAATACTCCTTCTTAAAACGGCTGTATCTATAGAGATAAGCAGGCATCAAAAAATCAAAAATTGACCAGAGTTCATCAATCGAATTCTCCAGAGGGGTTCCTGTCAAAGCCAACTTTCTCTCTGCCTTAATCTTTTTTACACCCTGGGCCCTTTTAGTCCTGTGGTTCTTAATGTGATGAGCTTCATCAAGAATACAATAGGCAAACTCCAATCCATTATCATTCAGTTTTTCATAATCCCTGCTGATAATTGAGTATGAGGTAATAAGCAGCTCATATTCCTGGAGATCATCAAGCATTTCATTCCTTTCTTCAGGGGTTCCATAATAGACCAGATATTTCAGGTCAGGAAAAAACTTATCTACCTCTTCTGCCCAATTATAGATCAGAGTGCGGGGACAAATAACTAAAGCCGGTTTGTTAAGTTCTAAACTTACCAGGAGGGTCAGGGTTTGAATCGTTTTACCAAGACCCATATCATCTGCCAGTATCCCCCCCAAATGATACTTATTTAAAAACCTCAGCCAGTAATATCCCTGACGTTGATAATTCCTCAACACATCCTGAACCCTCTGGGGGATAGAGACCTCCTTAACCAGGCTACCAGCTGTAATATCTTCTTGCAGACTATTGTAAACCCTATTACCCCGGCATCTTATACCAGCCTCTTCAATCAGGTTTTTATAATAAAGGAGATTATAAAATGAACTTCTATAATCCCCTTCATACCCCTCTTCAGCAGTATCCAACAGCTTAGTAAGCCCTTCCTCCTGTTGACTCTCTTGAAGGATAAAATACCGTCTGTCAATATTAATATATGATTCACCATGTTGATTTTGGGAGATCATCTTTTTTAATTCTGAACTAGTAAATGTCTTCCCACCCAGATTATAATAAACTTCAAACTCGAACCAATCTATCCCATCCCCTTCTTTGAGTTCAATAATTGGTTCCAGCTGAACCGTCCTTATCTCCAGTTCATCAAAAGAATCGGTAGTCACAAGCTGCCATTCCTCAGGGAGATGGATAAACCCATCAGTAATAAAGTCAATAATATCTTCTTTATTTCTGAGTATAAACTCTTCTGGTCTGACATGAAAACCATAGTCATGCATTAAATTCAGCAGATCCTTGACTGCCCGGTTGTCCTGAAGATACCATAAATTAGACCCTTTGCTTGAGCGGGTATATTCCCTTAAATCAAAATCCCTACTCAGGGCCTCAATACCACTTATATGCTCACCCTTTATCTCAATATCAGCATTACAAAGGATATTCCCCTGAATATAATCAAAATATAGGGTAATCACTGGTTCTTCAGAATGCAGTTCATATTTTCTAAAATAATTATCTATCTCCAGGTCATACTTCTTCTCCAGAGCCGGTAATACCTCAAAGATAAACTCCCCTTTTTTATCCCCCGGGATCCTGATTTCATCAGGGAGACTGTTGAATTCCAGCATGTTTATCGGATGTACTATACTGTCAATAACTGTCCAGTAAACTTCATGATAAGGAGCCCTGTACAGCTGATATTCATCTTCCTTAATATTTATATTTATTAAATCCTCTGTACCACTTAAAAACAGAGCAGGCTTTAGTTTTTCACCTACCCGGGCCCGTTGACCAGTTTCAACTAAATACACAGGACTATCAGTTATTAATTCCAGTAGAAAATTATAGGCATCATTATCTTTGACCAGCAGAAAAGACCCTGCTGTTCTGCTCTGGCTTGTCTCCAGTTTTCTAAATGATTTGACATTAAGATAATCACCCCTGGAAAGCAGACTGCTGACCTGATAGGTTCTGAAAGTGATTCCATGATGAATATATGATATTATCCTCTCTATCTCCTGATCAGATAAGCTATTACATTCAATGCTTATTTTAAAATTTACCAGGTGTTCATTCATTAAACCACTTATATAGTAATGGAGTACTTCTTTCTCGATAAGTTCCCGGGGCCGGCTCAACTCCACTAATTTCTGATAATTAGTATTCTGTCCTGACTTATTCTTAAACCGTTTCAGGTCCTCCAAAATCTTTCTATTGCCTCCTTAAACTACTCCTTATCAGCTGCTACCTCATCAAAAGCCTTATTTACTGCACCTGCTCTACTGGCAGGAACACCTACACCAATGTATTCCAGACCATACCTTTCAAGCTCTTCTTTTTCATAGAC
This window contains:
- a CDS encoding transposase translates to MPRQKRKQSETGIYHVMLRGINRKTIFVADEDNKRFIQVVNRAQKNGNFLLYAYCLMGNHVHLLIKENEKIGKSIKRIAVSFVQWYNKKYDRYGHLFQNRFKSEAVEDDTYLLVVLRYIHQNPVKAGICKLPVEYEWSSYQKYIKWYNGKQVNIDAGFIDDYFVDRESFELFMQKVNNDNCLEYKCKKRLSDQELRERIIKEFEVGGLANVSKTDRDKMIFAIKKETDASIRQLSRVLGIGRGVVARAVKKR
- a CDS encoding DEAD/DEAH box helicase; this translates as MEDLKRFKNKSGQNTNYQKLVELSRPRELIEKEVLHYYISGLMNEHLVNFKISIECNSLSDQEIERIISYIHHGITFRTYQVSSLLSRGDYLNVKSFRKLETSQSRTAGSFLLVKDNDAYNFLLELITDSPVYLVETGQRARVGEKLKPALFLSGTEDLININIKEDEYQLYRAPYHEVYWTVIDSIVHPINMLEFNSLPDEIRIPGDKKGEFIFEVLPALEKKYDLEIDNYFRKYELHSEEPVITLYFDYIQGNILCNADIEIKGEHISGIEALSRDFDLREYTRSSKGSNLWYLQDNRAVKDLLNLMHDYGFHVRPEEFILRNKEDIIDFITDGFIHLPEEWQLVTTDSFDELEIRTVQLEPIIELKEGDGIDWFEFEVYYNLGGKTFTSSELKKMISQNQHGESYINIDRRYFILQESQQEEGLTKLLDTAEEGYEGDYRSSFYNLLYYKNLIEEAGIRCRGNRVYNSLQEDITAGSLVKEVSIPQRVQDVLRNYQRQGYYWLRFLNKYHLGGILADDMGLGKTIQTLTLLVSLELNKPALVICPRTLIYNWAEEVDKFFPDLKYLVYYGTPEERNEMLDDLQEYELLITSYSIISRDYEKLNDNGLEFAYCILDEAHHIKNHRTKRAQGVKKIKAERKLALTGTPLENSIDELWSIFDFLMPAYLYRYSRFKKEYLNPITKGNDQEKLQEFKKRVAPFILRRNKDEVLTELPEKTINIQYVEMTKLQEDTYQLILDQLKGELLASVQEKGFDRSRINILAALTRLRQVCNHPSLVLNNFEHSAHKEGSGKLAALSEIVQEAVDGGHKIIVFSQFVRMLKIIREDFEKRGVSFEYLDGSTRDRMSRVKSFNQDDRIKAFLISLKAGGIGLNLTAADIVIHVDPWWNPMVERQATDRAHRLGQENRVMVYKLITKGTVEEKMIKLQRRKEDLFNNIVEDNVNPLKQITWEDIQELLDI